The nucleotide sequence GGATGGCTTCTCAGAAGTAGATCGTGAGGAAATCAAAGCAAGTTCGGAGGGAAGTGATTCAGCAGTTCAACAGCGTTTTCTGTCCCATGAAAAACCGGGCTTGTTTGGAGTTGCCCATCCATTCTGCACACCTGCGCCATAATCGACGCTTTCTTTACAAAAGGATGCAAAGGGGCCGGGATGGATTTGCACCAGTCTGCTCCATCGTGCATATTCAAGAAACCTTTTTTGGAAGATCCACCCAGCCCTCATCCCCCAACCCCTTCTCCCAAACCTGGGAGAAGGGGAGTGAAAAAGGGTTGAAGTCCCTCTTCCAGGTTTGGGAGAGGGATTCAGGGTCAGGGCGCACTGGATGCTCGCACAGCAGGTTAATTGAGACGGCACTAGCAGAACCAACAACCCAGGGTGTTAATCTGAGTTGGGTGCCAGAGCCATTGACTTTTCACGTCTGGAGTGTAGACGAAATTTTGGGAATGAGCTACATCTGGAGTCTAAACTTTAAATTTCTCCCCTTGTACCTCCAGATGTAGAGATATGACGGAGGACAGGAAATCGGATTGCTGGTGAGACATTCAATGAAACCTGGGCAGCCCGTAGAAGAAATCCGATGCTCTGTACCAGCGTTCCAGGTCAGGGCAGGTGATTACGATGATGGCAGGCTCTGGTTAAATGGCACTGAATCAAGCCAGCGGCGATCGCTCAGTCGCTCAGATCTCCAACTTCTTCAAGAAGTTGGAGATCTGATTCAATTGGAGATCTGTAATGGATTGCTACTAAACCCGGTGGGGTCAAACAACCAGTGGTTGCCGATCATGGCTACCAGTTGCTGGTTCAGTCTGGGTAGAAACACCTGGGGGTCGTTGAGTTGCTGCGCTGCCATCCAGTGGGTCAGGGTTTCCGGGCTATCTACCTCTACACCCTGGGAGACGGCGGCATTGTCCACCATTTGCAGACTGGTATGTTGCAGGTCGTTGAGCTGGGGGTGCCCTGCGCCGCGCACCTGGCAGACGAACAGGGCAGTCGCGGCCAGTAACGGTTCCATCCCGTCGCCCTGGGGCACCCGGTTGTAGAAAAAGCGCAGCAGGTTGATCAGATCACTTAAGGAAGTCTGGATCCGGATTCCCAGCCAGAGTGCCTGAGCCAGGTAAGCGTCGGAATGGTCTGGTGCGGTCGCTCCCAGATTACTCAGGACTGTGAACAGATCCCCGTAAGCCTTCACCTGAGCCAGTGCCTGAGCTGCCGGCCCATTTAATTCAAACTGGCGGATTCGATCCCCCTGCTCCCCTGCTATCCATGCCATATTTGCTAATGTGGCGGCTTTGCCTTGGACATCGCCAATGCGCTCTTGGATTTCCAGCGATTCCTGCCAGAGCTGCAAGGCGCGCTCAATGTCCCCCTGCTGCGCCACCACCCCGGCCATGTTGGAAAGCGTGGC is from Leptothermofonsia sichuanensis E412 and encodes:
- a CDS encoding tetratricopeptide repeat protein → MILHQVEDYRILGTIARAEQVPGATADAIRHYEQALHHCPETDFSEKAATLSNMAGVVAQQGDIERALQLWQESLEIQERIGDVQGKAATLANMAWIAGEQGDRIRQFELNGPAAQALAQVKAYGDLFTVLSNLGATAPDHSDAYLAQALWLGIRIQTSLSDLINLLRFFYNRVPQGDGMEPLLAATALFVCQVRGAGHPQLNDLQHTSLQMVDNAAVSQGVEVDSPETLTHWMAAQQLNDPQVFLPRLNQQLVAMIGNHWLFDPTGFSSNPLQISN